The DNA sequence CTTCGTCGGCCGCCTCTTCGATTTCGATGACGGGGAGGCGCAGGCCCTCGACGTGGTGATCCCCCAGGAACTGGACAACGGGACCGTCGTCATCCGCGACGCCGGGTTGGACACCACCGAAATCGGAAGAAAAGAGAAGCGGCTGCGTCACCTGAAGCTCGATTCCGGGCAGCTGCTCATCGACCTGTGGCTGGACGAGGAGCGGGTGCTGCAGAAGATCGCCCTTCCGCAGCGGAGGATCGAGGTCGTCAGAAGACCGTAGGCGGTTTTTGCAACGGAATCGGCCGAATGGCGTAAAATGAAGGGCAGGAGCGGTCTTATTTATGGCATTCAAGGAGGAAAGGGTATGAGCGAACAGCCGAAAAGGGGATTTCCCGGCGGCAGGCGGATGCTCGGCGTTGTCATGGTTCTGGGAGTTCTGGGCCTCGGCATCGGGATCGGCAGCCTGATCACCGACCGGGTGGATGCCACGGGGCCCGGGGACAGCCGGCTCGAGATGCAGGAGGGGAAGCCGGTGGCGGGGGAGTCGGTCCTCAACCTGTCCAAGGCCTTCGAGGAGGTCTCCAACCGCGTCGAGTCCGCGGTCGTGAACATCAACACCGAGGAGGTCATTTCGCGCCGCGGGCGGCAGATGCCCCAGCCCGCCCCCGGCGACCCCATGTTCGATTTCTTCGAGCGCTTTTTCGGCGGGGTTCCCCAGATGCCGGAACAGCAGACGGTGCGCAGCCTCGGCTCCGGCGTCATCGTCGACCCCCAGGGCTACATCATCACCAACAATCACGTGGTGGAAGGGGCGACCAAAATCAAGGTGAACCTGGCAGGCGGGAGTGAATACAGCGCCAGGATGATCGGTGCCGACCCGATATCGGACATCGCGGTGATCAAGATCAGCGGCAGCAAGCCGTTCCCCTACGCCAAAGTCGGCAATTCCAAGGCGATGAAGGTCGGGGACTGGGTTCTCGCCATCGGCAGTCCCTTCGGCCTGGAGCAGACGGTGACGGCCGGGATCATCTCGACGACCGGTCGCACCTTCAAGGAGGGGGACGGTCCCTCGGATTACTCCGTGTTCAACGAGTACCTGCAGACCGACGCCGCCATCAACCGCGGCAACAGCGGCGGGCCCCTGGTGAACATGAACGCCGAGGTGATCGGGATCAACAGTTTCATCTCCACCCCGACCGGGTCCAATGCCGGGATCGGGTTCGCGGTCCCCTCCCAGCTGTTCGTCAGGGTGTACAACCAGGTCCTGGAAACGGGGAAGGTCTCCCGCGGCTGGATCGGCGTCAGCATGAACTCCCTCCCCTTCACCCCGGCCATGGCCGAATTCTTCAAGGTGAAGCAGGGGAGCGGGGTTCTGATCACCCAGCTGATCGACGAGAAGGGGAATCCCTCGACTGAAGGCCCGGCGGCCAAGGCGGGGGTGAAACCGGAGGACGTGGTCATCGAGTTCGACGGCAACAAGATCCGGGACAACCAGGATTTCCTGATGGCGGTGACCAACACCGTTCCGGGGCGGATGGCCAAAATGAAGGTGGTGCGCAACGGCGTGGAGAAGGAACTGGAGATCGTCCTGGCGGAACGGAGCCGGGAAACCCTGGCGGAGCGGCGCTACAGCTTTGAGGAGAGCGAGGAACCCCCGCGCACCGAAATCGGGCTCGAATTCGACAATGTTCCCCCCACGATCGCCAAGACGCTCAACATCACGGGCGGAGTCCTGGTCACCTCCGTCAAGCAGGGGAGCCTGGCTGACGAAGCGGGCCTGATCGGGCCCACGAGGACCGAGGAGGGGGAGGTGGTGGACGTGATCGTCGCCGCCAACGGGAGGAGCGTGAAGGACAAGGATGACCTGTTCAACACCGTCAAGGCGATGCGGAGCGGGAGTCCGGTGGTCCTCAAGTTCATGCGCGTCCTGCCGCGTTCCGAACCGGCCCCCTATTACACCAGCATCACCAAACCGTAGTTTCTCCACCGGCCGCCGGGGACGAAGGCCTCCCCGGCGGCCGGATTCCGCCCCCGGCCGCCGGGCCGCCGGAAGCTTTATCCCGTCCCTCCGTTTGACTTTGACTCCAGCGATACTATAATCTTTGCGGACAATGATTTGCCCGAAAGGCGAATGGTGTCCCCCAGAAGTTTTTCCGGATGGTCGGCGGTCATGACGGATGCCAGAGAATATCTTATTAATGAAAGGGTTCGCGAGATCCTCAACTGGGTGATCGCCTCTTTTACCGTGACCGGCCGGCCGGTGGGGTCGCGCGCGGTGGCGCGACACAGCCGGGAGCAGCTCAGCCCCGCCACCGTGCGCAATATCATGGCCGACCTGGAGGAGATGGGATACCTGCAGCAGCCGCACGCCTCGGCGGGCCGGGTGCCCACGGATAAGGCCTACCGGTTCTATGTCGATTATTTGTTGGAGAGAAAGGATTTATCTCTTCAGGATCAGGCCATTGTGGAACGGGACCTGCGCCTCGATGACAACGCCGAGCACCTGATGGTGCGCGCCAGCCAGGTGCTTTCCCGGGTGTCGAAGAACGTGGGGATCGTCGTTTCGCCGCCGATCAGCCGGGTGGCGTTGGAACACATTCATTTCACTAAACTTGCGGATAAGAGGATCCTCGTCATCCTGGTGTCGCGGTCGGGCATCGTCCAGAACCGGATCATCCACTGCACGGAGGAGATCGGCCAGAACGAACTGGACCAGGCTGCCCGCTACATCACCGATCATTTCAAGGACCGGACCCTGAGCGAGATCCGGAGCCGGATCCTCAAGATGATTCAGCACGAGCGGGCGATCTACGACACCTTCATGCAGCAGGTCATCACCCTGAGCACAAAGGCGTTTTCCGAAACGGGGGGAGTGCCCGACGCGGAGGTGTACCTCGACGGGGCTTCAAACCTGATCAACACGCCGGAATTTTCCGATATCAGCAGGATGAAGCTGCTGTTTGAAACCATCGAACAGAAAAGCCGGCTGGCGGACTTGCTTTCCCGCTGTATCGAGGGGGACACCCAGGAGGTCCGCATCACCATAGGAGCCGAGAACGCCCTCCCCGGAATCGAGGACTGCACCCTGATCACCTCGCGCTATGCCGTCGACGGGAAAACGCACGGGTCGCTGGGGATCCTCGGCCCCACCCGGATGGAGTACGCACGCGCCATTTCGCTGGTGGACTATGTCGCCCGCATGTTCGGACGGGTGCTTGAGACAGGAACCAAATCATGACGCTGAAAGACAATCCGGAAACCGCTGAAATTCAAGCGCAGGCCGCCGGGATGGACGGAAAGGGGGAGCCGGTCGAAGCGGTGGTCCCCTCCGATCCCGAGGCGCAGCTCGAGGCGGACCTCGAAAATGCCAGGAAGGAGGCGGCCGAGTGGCAGGACCGCTTCCTGCGCAAGGCGGCGGACCTGGAAAACTACCGGAAGCGGATGGACCGGGAAAGAACCGAAGCCCGGTCGCTGGCCCAAAGCACCATCCTGATCGAGTTCCTGCCGGTCGCCGATGCCTGCGAGAGGGCGCTGAAGGCGTTCGCGTCGGGGACGGGTGACGGCCTCGATCAGTACCGGGAAGGGGTCGAACTGCTCTACCGGCAGCTGCTGGATACCCTGGGCCGGGCGGGCGCCGTGCCCCTGGAGGCCGAAGGGAAGCCGTTCGACCCGCACCTGCACGAGGCCCTTTCGCGGCAGGAGACCGCCCAGTACCCGGAGGGGACCGTGATCACCGAACTCCTCAAGGGGTACCTGTTCAGGGACAAGCTTCTCCGGCCGGCCCAGGTGATCGTGGCGGCCACGCCGCCGACGGAAGACCCCGCAAACCCATGAGCAGGATCATCGGCATAGATCTGGGCACCACGAATTCGTGCGTGGCCGTCCTGGACGGCTCTTCGGTCGAGATCGTGCCCAGCGACCTCGGGGGGAGGACGACCCCGTCGATCGTGGCTTTCGCCGCGAACGGCGAGAGGGTCCTCGGCCAGGTGGCCAAGCGCCAGGCGGTCACCAACGCCGCGAACACGATCTCGGCGGTGAAGCGGCTGATGGGGAGGCGGTACGACTCCGACGAAATCCAGAAGATTGCGTCCTTTCTGACCTACGCCATCGTCCCCTCCGACAACGGGGACGTCCGGATTTCGGTCCGCGACCGGGAGTACAGCCCCCCGGAGATTTCGGCCATGCTCCTGCAGCACCTGAAACTCCTGGCCGAGAATCACCTGGGGGAGCCGGTCACGGAAGCGATCGTGACGGTCCCCGCCTACTTCGACGATTCCCAGCGGCAGGCCACCAAGGACGCGGGCCGGATCGCGGGCCTGGAAATCCGCCGGATCATCAACGAACCGACCGCCGCGGCCCTGGCCTACGGGCTGGGGAAGAGCGAGCGGGAGCGGATCGCCATCTATGATCTGGGGGGCGGGACGTTCGACATCTCCATCCTGGAACTGCACCAGGGGGTTTTCGAAGTCGTCTCGACCTGCGGGGACAGTTTCCTGGGAGGGGAGGATATCGACCGGGCCATAGTCGACTGGATGGTTGCCGGGTTTCGGGCCGAAACCGGGATCGATCTCTCCGCCGACATCCTGGCGCGTCAGAGGCTGAAGGAGTCGGCGGAAAAGGCCAAATGCGAGCTCTCCTTCGAGCCGCGGGCCCGAATCAGCCTTCCGTTCATCGCCTCCGGCCCGGCGGGGCCCCGGCACCTGGACCGGACGCTGGAGCGCGAGGAGTTTGAAAGGCTGGCGGCGCCGCTGATCGAGAGGACCACCGGGTTCTGCCATAAGGCCATGGAGGACGCCGGGTTGACTCCGGCGGATATCGGCAAGGTGATCCTGGTCGGGGGGCAGACCCGCACCCCGGCCGTCCAGCGCCATGTCGAGGCGGTTTTCGGGCAGCCCCCCTCGCTCGAGGTCAACCCGGACGAGGTCGTGGCGGTAGGGGCCGCGCTCCAGGGGGGGGTGCTGCGGGGGGATCTCAGGGATATCGTGCTCCTGGACGTGGTGCCGCTCTCACTGGGGGTCGAGACGCAGGGGGGGCTGTTCACCCGCGTCATCGAGCACAATTCGACGATCCCGCTCAGGAAGAAGAACATCTTCACCACCGTGGCGGACCACCAGACCGTGGTGGAGGTTCACGTCGTCCAGGGGGAGCGGGACCTGGCCCGGCACAACCGGTCGCTCGGGAAGTTCGAACTGGTGGGGATACAGCCGGCCCCCCGGGGGGTGCCCCAGGTCGAGGTGGCCTTTGACATGGATGCCAACGGGATCCTCTCGGTTTCCGCCCGCGACCTCCTTTCGGGCAGGGAGCAGGCTGTCCGGATCACCCCCTCGACCGGCCTGGGCAAGGACGAGATCGACCGGATGGTGGCCGAAGCCAGGGAGTTCGGGGAAAACGACCGGAAGAGCCGGGAGTTGACCGAACTGCGCAACCGCATCCAGGCCCGGGCGGCCGTGCTGGTCAGGAGCTACCTGGCCCTGGGGAGCCTGCTTGACGCGGCGGACCAGAAAATGTTAAACGAGGCGCTCCGCAGGGCCAGGGAACTCGGCCCCGAGGACGGAGACGCGGAGACGCTGGGCGAGCTCCTGGACCTGGTCGAAGCGGGCGCATCCCGGCTGTCCGAGGCCGTGATGTCGAGCCCCGGAGAGGGGCAGGGGGGCGACCCCGGCGGGACGGAAAAGCCCGAAACCGGCATGCGGAACCTGATGAAGGCGGCGCTTGACGATATGGAACATACCTAGGGAAGGCGGGGACGGAGCATTGAACGACAAAAGAGACTGCTATGAGGTCCTGGGGGTTTCGCGGGACGCTTCGGACCAGGAGATCAAGAGCGCCTACCGGCGCCTGGCGCTGAAGTATCACCCGGACAAGAACCCGAACGACAAGGGGGCCGAGGAGAAGTTCAAGGAGGCGGCCGAGGCCTACAGCATCCTCTGCGACCCCGACAAGCGCGCGCGCTACGACCGCTACGGGCACAGCGGGCTCCAGGGGGGGTTCAGCGGGTTCGACCCCACCACCTTCGGCGATTTCGGGGACATCCTCGGGGAATTTTTCGGGTTCGGGGACATCTTCGGGGGGCGCCGCCGGGGCGGGCCCGAGCGGGGGGCCGACCTGCGCTACGACCTGAAGATCTCTTTCCGTGAAGCCGCCTTCGGCCTCAAGACCCGGATCAAGATCCCACGCCAGGACACCTGCGGCGAGTGCGACGGCCGCGGAACGCCCAAGGGCAAGACGCCGGTCAAGTGCCCCACCTGCCACGGTACCGGCCAGGTGCGCTACCAGCAGGGATTCTTTTCCATCAGCCGGACGTGCAACCAGTGCAACGGCGCCGGGCAGATCGTGACCGAACCCTGCCCCGAGTGCCAGGGGCGCGGACGGGTCCGCAGGGAGAAGGTGCTCGAGGTCCGGATCCCCGCAGGGGTGGACAACGGCGCCCGGCTCCGCATCCAGGGCGAAGGGGAGGCGGGGGTGCACAACGGACCCCCCGGAGATCTCTACGTGGTGATCTACGTGGAGGAGCACCCGTTTTTCCAGCGGCAGGGGAACAATATCTACTGCCAGGTTCCCATCGGCGTCACCCAGGCGGTCCTGGGGGCCGATATCACCGTCCCGACGCTCGAGGGGGAGGAGAAGGTCCGGATCCCCGAGGGGACCCAGAGCGGCTCGGTGTTCCGGTTGCGCAACAAGGGTGTGGTCAGCCTCGGGGAGCGGGGGCGCGGCGACCAGTTCGTGACGGTCAGCGTGGTGATCCCCACCAAGCTGACGAGGGAGCAGCGCCAGCTGTTCGAATCTCTCGCCAAGGCCAGCAAGGACGACGAACTCGTACAGGAGCGGAATATCTTCGACAAGGTCAAGGATATTTTCGGATAGAGCCTCATGGCCCGCAGGCGCTTTTACGTTCCCCCGGAATCGATAACCGGTCCGTCGGCCGTTCTGCCGGAGGAGCAGGCGCACCACCTGCGCGACGTGCTGCGGCTCGGCGCGGGCGAAACGGTCGAGATCTTCGACGGCACCGGGCGGGGATGGGCGGGGGAGGTGACGTTCGGCGGTTTCCGCGTCCTGGTGTGCGGGCTGAGACCGCTGGCGGCTCAGGAATCGGGGGTCCCGGTAATCCTGGCGGCCGCGCTCATCAAACCGGCCAGATTTGAATGGATGATCGAGAAGGCGACCGAACTGGGGGTAGGCGAGGTCCTTCCCCTGAAGACGCGCTTTGGCGACGTCCGGATTCCCGGCGATAAGATCGGGGACCGCCTCGGCCGCTGGGACCGCATCGCCCGGGAAGCGTCGCGCCAGTGCGGGCGGATGGACGCTCCCCGGATCCACCCCCCGATCGATTTCGACCGGTTGCTCGATTCGGATGGCGTGCGCGGGCGCGGGTGCGTCCTCTTCCACGAAAAGGCCGCCGAGGTCTGGAACCCCGATCCGGCGCTCCCCGCGGCGGGCGTTCTCCTCTGCGTCGGGCCCGAGGGGGGGTGGGCCGACCGGGAGACGGAGGCGGCGCGCGCGGCGGGGTTCGAGGTGCGCGGGCTGGGAACGCGGATCCTGCGCGCGGAGACGGCGGCCGTGGCGGCCCTGGCCATCCTGCAGCACCGGATCTCCGGGGCCGGCGGCGACGTTTCCGGGCCGCGGGGGCCGTTAACGTCGGCGGGCAAATCTTGAGGCTTCGGGAGGGCGGTGTGCGGAAGCGGTTCTGGACGGTGTGGGTCGCCTGTTTGATCTTTCCGGCGGTGGTGTGGGGCCAGCAGCGGCCGCTGGCGACCGACGACGCGGAAATCCTGGCTACGGGGCGGGTCCGGGCCCAGGTCGGGATCGAGTTCCTGCAGCGACAGCGCTACACCCTCTCCGGGCTCGAGGGGGACCTGTCGCGCCTGGGGGTGGCGGCCGTGCAGGTGGGGGTGGGGGAGTACGCGGAGTTCCAGCTGTCGGGAGTGCTCCAGGAGGTCCTGTCGGTGACCGGCCGGTCCGAACCGGTGGTGGCCCCCGGATTTTCCGGGGAGTCCACGAGCGCCTTCGGGAACCTGAGGCTGGGGACGAAACTCCGGATGGTGCGCGAGAAGGGGCGGAGGCCGGCCGTCGCCTTCAAGTTCGCGGTCGAACTCCCCAATACAAACCAGAAGAGCGGGCTGGGGAACGATGAAATGCGGTTTTACTCCAGCCTCCTCTTCAAAAAGGGCTTCGCCCGGGCCGAGGTGCTGGGCGAGGTCGGGTTCGCCATCCTGGGATCCCCCGTCGCCGCCGGAAGGCAGGCCGACCCGTTGACGTACGGCGTCGGGGTCCTCGTCCCCCTGCATCGCAACGTGAAACTGGTGGCGGAGGTCAACGGCCGGCAGGGGCCGGGGGGAAGGATCGGCAACGAAAACAGATCGCAGGCCCGGGCAGGAGTGCAGTTCCGGACCGGGGCCGTGCGCTGGGACCTCGCGGGGGTGGCGGGCCTGACCCGGGACGATGCGCGATCGGGGATCGTGGCGGGGGCCACCTACGAGTTCCAGGCCTTCAACCGGAAACCGGTCCCGGTCAGGCTGGTCGACTGAACGGCGCCCCCCTGCGGCGTTTCGGTCAGTCCCTCATGAGGCAGGCGACCAGGCGCCGGGGTCCGTGCGCGCCGAGGATGAGGATCTTCTCGATATCGGCGGTGCGGCTGGGGCCCGTGATCAGCAGGAGGTTCTTCCGCTCCTCGGGCGGCATTCGCTTGAAAAGCTCGAAGTGGTTGGCGACCAGTGATTTCGCGGAAACCAGCGCGATGACGATCTCCGGCAGGAAATAGGCCTGCATGCTGCGCCCGTCGAGGGGGATGGCAAGCGTGGCGGTGTCGGCCACGGCGCAGGGGGCCTCCACGATTCCGACCAGGATCTTCGCGACGGCGTTCTTGCGGGCGTCCCCCTCCAGGGTTTCGGGCTTCACCAGGCGTATCCCACCGGCGGAGAGCGCGGCCGAGACCGCGTCGACGAGGGGACCGGAGGAGACGGAGGCTTCCGCGGCCGGGGCCTCGCGCACGAGGGCGGCGATCTTTTCCGCCGCTTCGGCCGCCGAGGCGGCCTCGATGTATTCCCCCGACACCGCTTTCATTTCATCCCGGAAGAGACGGATCTTCTCCTCGAGGCCGAGTTCGGGTATGGCGGTGGCTTCGGAGAGCGTTTCGGGCGCCGCTTCGTCGGGAAGGTGGGAGGGCGTTTCGAGCGCCCGGCGGATGGAATCGAGTATCTGCTGCCGTGCATCCATGTCTTGTTCCTAATCAGGTCAGGCGGTTGTTATCGGGAGTTCTTTTCGAGTTCCAGGAACCGTTTCCGGAACCCCTTGTCGTCAAAGCGCCCCAATGCGCGCTCCGCGGAGTAGCCGGGCGCCGGGAACGATCCCTTGAGAAGCTTCTGGAATCTCCCGGGGAACCATGTCGCCAGCCGGTACATGAGCGGATGCTTCGCGAGGAAGGCCCAGACCGCGATGCCGGCGCGCTCCACCTTCA is a window from the Acidobacteriota bacterium genome containing:
- a CDS encoding nucleotide exchange factor GrpE, with the protein product MTLKDNPETAEIQAQAAGMDGKGEPVEAVVPSDPEAQLEADLENARKEAAEWQDRFLRKAADLENYRKRMDRERTEARSLAQSTILIEFLPVADACERALKAFASGTGDGLDQYREGVELLYRQLLDTLGRAGAVPLEAEGKPFDPHLHEALSRQETAQYPEGTVITELLKGYLFRDKLLRPAQVIVAATPPTEDPANP
- the dnaK gene encoding molecular chaperone DnaK, whose translation is MSRIIGIDLGTTNSCVAVLDGSSVEIVPSDLGGRTTPSIVAFAANGERVLGQVAKRQAVTNAANTISAVKRLMGRRYDSDEIQKIASFLTYAIVPSDNGDVRISVRDREYSPPEISAMLLQHLKLLAENHLGEPVTEAIVTVPAYFDDSQRQATKDAGRIAGLEIRRIINEPTAAALAYGLGKSERERIAIYDLGGGTFDISILELHQGVFEVVSTCGDSFLGGEDIDRAIVDWMVAGFRAETGIDLSADILARQRLKESAEKAKCELSFEPRARISLPFIASGPAGPRHLDRTLEREEFERLAAPLIERTTGFCHKAMEDAGLTPADIGKVILVGGQTRTPAVQRHVEAVFGQPPSLEVNPDEVVAVGAALQGGVLRGDLRDIVLLDVVPLSLGVETQGGLFTRVIEHNSTIPLRKKNIFTTVADHQTVVEVHVVQGERDLARHNRSLGKFELVGIQPAPRGVPQVEVAFDMDANGILSVSARDLLSGREQAVRITPSTGLGKDEIDRMVAEAREFGENDRKSRELTELRNRIQARAAVLVRSYLALGSLLDAADQKMLNEALRRARELGPEDGDAETLGELLDLVEAGASRLSEAVMSSPGEGQGGDPGGTEKPETGMRNLMKAALDDMEHT
- the hrcA gene encoding heat-inducible transcription repressor HrcA, with protein sequence MTDAREYLINERVREILNWVIASFTVTGRPVGSRAVARHSREQLSPATVRNIMADLEEMGYLQQPHASAGRVPTDKAYRFYVDYLLERKDLSLQDQAIVERDLRLDDNAEHLMVRASQVLSRVSKNVGIVVSPPISRVALEHIHFTKLADKRILVILVSRSGIVQNRIIHCTEEIGQNELDQAARYITDHFKDRTLSEIRSRILKMIQHERAIYDTFMQQVITLSTKAFSETGGVPDAEVYLDGASNLINTPEFSDISRMKLLFETIEQKSRLADLLSRCIEGDTQEVRITIGAENALPGIEDCTLITSRYAVDGKTHGSLGILGPTRMEYARAISLVDYVARMFGRVLETGTKS
- a CDS encoding PDZ domain-containing protein, whose protein sequence is MSEQPKRGFPGGRRMLGVVMVLGVLGLGIGIGSLITDRVDATGPGDSRLEMQEGKPVAGESVLNLSKAFEEVSNRVESAVVNINTEEVISRRGRQMPQPAPGDPMFDFFERFFGGVPQMPEQQTVRSLGSGVIVDPQGYIITNNHVVEGATKIKVNLAGGSEYSARMIGADPISDIAVIKISGSKPFPYAKVGNSKAMKVGDWVLAIGSPFGLEQTVTAGIISTTGRTFKEGDGPSDYSVFNEYLQTDAAINRGNSGGPLVNMNAEVIGINSFISTPTGSNAGIGFAVPSQLFVRVYNQVLETGKVSRGWIGVSMNSLPFTPAMAEFFKVKQGSGVLITQLIDEKGNPSTEGPAAKAGVKPEDVVIEFDGNKIRDNQDFLMAVTNTVPGRMAKMKVVRNGVEKELEIVLAERSRETLAERRYSFEESEEPPRTEIGLEFDNVPPTIAKTLNITGGVLVTSVKQGSLADEAGLIGPTRTEEGEVVDVIVAANGRSVKDKDDLFNTVKAMRSGSPVVLKFMRVLPRSEPAPYYTSITKP
- a CDS encoding 16S rRNA (uracil(1498)-N(3))-methyltransferase, with translation MARRRFYVPPESITGPSAVLPEEQAHHLRDVLRLGAGETVEIFDGTGRGWAGEVTFGGFRVLVCGLRPLAAQESGVPVILAAALIKPARFEWMIEKATELGVGEVLPLKTRFGDVRIPGDKIGDRLGRWDRIAREASRQCGRMDAPRIHPPIDFDRLLDSDGVRGRGCVLFHEKAAEVWNPDPALPAAGVLLCVGPEGGWADRETEAARAAGFEVRGLGTRILRAETAAVAALAILQHRISGAGGDVSGPRGPLTSAGKS
- a CDS encoding LUD domain-containing protein; this encodes MDARQQILDSIRRALETPSHLPDEAAPETLSEATAIPELGLEEKIRLFRDEMKAVSGEYIEAASAAEAAEKIAALVREAPAAEASVSSGPLVDAVSAALSAGGIRLVKPETLEGDARKNAVAKILVGIVEAPCAVADTATLAIPLDGRSMQAYFLPEIVIALVSAKSLVANHFELFKRMPPEERKNLLLITGPSRTADIEKILILGAHGPRRLVACLMRD
- the dnaJ gene encoding molecular chaperone DnaJ, encoding MNDKRDCYEVLGVSRDASDQEIKSAYRRLALKYHPDKNPNDKGAEEKFKEAAEAYSILCDPDKRARYDRYGHSGLQGGFSGFDPTTFGDFGDILGEFFGFGDIFGGRRRGGPERGADLRYDLKISFREAAFGLKTRIKIPRQDTCGECDGRGTPKGKTPVKCPTCHGTGQVRYQQGFFSISRTCNQCNGAGQIVTEPCPECQGRGRVRREKVLEVRIPAGVDNGARLRIQGEGEAGVHNGPPGDLYVVIYVEEHPFFQRQGNNIYCQVPIGVTQAVLGADITVPTLEGEEKVRIPEGTQSGSVFRLRNKGVVSLGERGRGDQFVTVSVVIPTKLTREQRQLFESLAKASKDDELVQERNIFDKVKDIFG